The Flavobacteriales bacterium genome contains the following window.
CTAGTGTCTAGTGTCTAGCACATCATGACCTCTTCAAACTCAGGTTTTTTATATTTCGAAAGTTTGGCAACAATGCCGTTTTCTAATTCAATTTCGAGTTTGGTTTTCGAAAAAGATTTTACTTTATTCAAATTTATCATCCACGATTTGTGTGAACGAAAAAAGCTATTGTTCTGTTCAAAAATAGTTTCAAAGTGTTTGAGGTTTTTGCTCATTAAATAATTATCAGAAATGGTATGAATACAGCTGTAAGATTCTTGCGCTTCAATAGCTATAATGTCATCTATAGCCACAATTTCTTGACCATCGTTTTTGCGTACCACAATTTTTGAAATGCTTTCAGCCTTGAGGTTATCTTTTAAAGCATTGTAATTTTTATTGGGATTAAGTAAGTTGTTTTTAACAACAAGTTTTTCAACGGCTTGTTTCAATCTGTCTATTTCTACAGGTTTTAAAAGATAATCAACTGCCGAAATTTCGAAAGCTTTAATGGCATACTTGTCGTAGGCAGTTACAAAAATTATGTCGAATGTTACATGCTCAAAAAATGATACTAATTCGTAACCAGCATAATTGGGCATTTCAATGTCTAGAAAAACTACATCAGGGTTGTGTCGTTTTATGGCTTCAACAGCACTTAAAACATTGGTACAGGTTTCTATAACCTCAATTTGAGGGCAAAAACGATTTAATAAATTGGTCAGTACATTTCTAGCACTTTCTTCATCATCAACCAATATGGCTTTTAGTTTTGCACTCATGTTTCAAATATATAAAACCATATTTGGAGATTGTAATTATATTTTAGTAACGACTATAATAATTTAGCAACGACAATTTTTAAAGTCTAATAATTTTGTTTAAAAGGCATATTAATCAACACTTTTGTTCCAATAGGCTCACCGTTTTGTTCTAAATCGGTATAAAATACACCTAAGCTTTGTTTGTAATGATTTTTCATGATATCGAAACGTATTTTGGTCGCATTTACTGAGAATGATTGATGCTTTTTTTGTTGTCTGTCTTTTATTTCTTGAGCTTTTTTTCTACCAACTCCATTATCGGTTACGGTACAATGTAAGGTGTCGTTCATGTTAAACGAAATGTCTACTTTTTTCAATCCATCTTTATGCAATAAGCCATGTTTTATGGCATTTTCAACAAATGGCTGTATGAGCATTGGCGGCACTTGAATATCCTCAGCATTGTTAATGTGAATTTTGAATTCAAAATCGTCTTTAAAACGAAGTTTTTCTAGCTCCAAATAAGTTTCTAAAAGCTCTATTTCTTCTTCAATATCAATAAATTCTTTGTCGGAAAAATTTAATGTTTGACGTACTAATTTTGAAAACTTAATGATGTAATTGTATGAATTATCAATATCGCCTTTTAAAATTAAATCTTGAATAGAATTGATGGCGTTAAAAATAAAATGAGGGTTCATTTGCGATTGAATGGCTATCAATTTTGAAGCATTCAACTCGTTTTGCAATTCAATTTTTCTGCGTTGTTTTTTTAACTCAAACCGGTAAATTAAAATGGTTATACCCACAAAAATTGAAGCTAGAACAACATAGAACCACCATGTTTGCCAAAAAGGAGGTGAAATAATAAATCGGTATGAAATAGGTGAGCTTTCAATCCCATTTTCACTAATAGATTTAACAGTAAATGTATAGCTTCCGGGTTGAAGAGAAGTAAATTCTACGGTGTTATCTTTAAAATTTTTGTACTGCCATTTGTTTCCTAGCTCATTTATTTTGTAGGCGTATTTTAACTTTCCTTGATGGTGATAGCTTGTTGTAATAAAGTTAATGGTAATACGATTTTCGTTATAATTGAAAAAGCTGGTTTTGCTGGTGTTAAAATCCACTAAAGAATCGTTAACAAAAACCTGATTAATAATAATATTGGGTGGTGATAAATTTTTAGAAACATCTTTGTAATTAAAAAACTGTAATCCTTTGTTGGTAATAACCCATACCATATTGTTTTGAACCGTAAAATCGCTTATACGATTAGAGAACAATCCATCCGTTTGATCAAAATTTGATGATTTTCCTGTTTGTAAATCATACACTTGCAACCCATGTTCGTGTGAAATAAATATATTATTATTATTATTATTATTTACAGCCAATAGTTTGTACACAATGTCCGATAACAATTCTTTTTTAGAGGTAAGATGTTGTGTTATTTTTCCGTTTTCAAATCGGTAAATACCTTGGTCTTTTGTAGCTACCCAAATGGATTTGTTGTGTTCAATTATACTTGTAGCGTAAATGCTATCGAAAATTTGAGGAGCATTTGTTTCAGAAAAAACCATTAATCCTTTTAAGGTGCTCAACCAAATTTTATGCTCCGATTTTTGATAAAATACCGAAGAAGTACGCCCAACGTTTTTGGGTATTTTAAAATTGGTTACAACCTCACGGCTTAAATATTTATTGTAAAAAACCAAGCTTTTGTTGGTGGCTAAAATAAATACAGAATCGTTGTAGCAATCCACATCTTTTAAAGAACCTATCTCAATAAAAGGGCTTCTTGTTTTAGTTTTTAGGTTGAAGCTATACGGTAAGTGAGAACCATTTATTACTAAGTTTTCCTTGTTATAATCAAGTTTTAAGACACTAATTTTTGATTCGTTTTGATTGTAAATTAATGAGAAATTATCTTGTTGGTATTCGTAAATTTTTCCGCTTTGAGTTGACACATAAATTTTATTGTTATCGCTAATAATTTTAGTAAACACTTCATTGTCAAGCTCAGCTTTGTTTCTAAAACTTAATACTTTAGTGTTGGGTACAAACAAAATTCCTTTTCCTAAAGTTGCTAACCATAAATTGTTTTCAGCATCTTGCAAGTATGATGAAATGTAGAAGTTGTTAAATAATAATCGTTTATGGAAAGGAGCCGTTTTGTATTTATTAAGAGCAATGGAACTACCTTTTCGGGTGCTTTGCCATAAGGTTGAATCGGGCGATAAATAACTTACGTTTGAAAATTGATGACTAATACTTTCATCTAAAAAGAAGTCTTGGAACAGACCAGAGTCGCCTTTAATTTCATAGTAATTAAAATCATCGCGGTCTTTAATTATGGTATAACCTTTGGTGTTTTGCATGATAACTTTTGGGCTTTTCCCTTTTTTATCAAAATACAATAAGCTACTTTTTTTACCATCTATAATTTCTACCTCAAATTGAGCGTCAATTTGTCGGCTAAAATAGATTTTTGACTTGTCTCGTTTTACTGAGGTCATAAATGAATTATTCCCTGAGTTAAAATAAAGGTGAGCTTGTTTTGATTTATCTATCCAAAAAGGAATTAAACCAACTACAATTAAATTATTATCCGAGTCAAATGCAATTTCATAAAAACTTGATAATAGCGAGTCGGGAATTTGGTAAAACAGTTCAATACTATCGTGCTTTATTTTTAAAACCTGACCACTTAAATTAAAGCAATACAAATCGCCATTATTATCTTTATTAAACCCAAAAATGGATTTGGCTTTTAAGTTTTCGTTATCGTATTTTTTAAAAATATAACCATCGTAGCGATAAATTCCATTTTCTGTTCCTAACCAAATAAAGTTGTTTTTATCTTGAGCTAAGGTATAAATATCTAATCCAGCTAGTTCATTTTCTCCAATAATGGAATACGATGGTTCTTGACTAAAGACGCTATTAGTCGAGAAAATCAACAATAAGAAAACGACAAAAAACTGCTGTGAAAATTTTCTTAACATCATTATTAGAAATACTTTATCTTTACAAAGATAACGGCAAAAAAGATGGCAATATACGAATTCAACGGATTTAAACCTGTTATACACGAAACAGCGTTTATCCACCCACAAGCAGCAGTAACTGGTAATGTTTTTATTGGTAAGGATGTTTATATTGGACCTGGCGCTGCCATTCGTGGCGATTGGGGTAAAATTATTATTGAAGATGGATGTAATGTTCAAGAAAATTGTACCATACACATGTTTCCTGGAACTACGACTTTACTGAAAAAGGGAGCTCATATTGGTCATGGAGCTATAGTGCATGGAGGCACCATTGGCGAAAACTGTTTGATAGGGATGAATAGTGTAGTGATGGATGAGGTTGAAATGGGTGATGAATGTATTGTTGGCGCTTTATCGTTTGTTCCTGCAAAAATGGAAATACCAAAAAGGAGTTTGTTGGTAGGTAATCCTGCACAAGTAATTAAACAAGTTAGTGATGATATGATAGCTTGGAAAACTAAGGGTACAAAGTTGTATCAAACCTTGCCAAAAGAGTGTTACGAAACTCTTAGAGAATGTGAGCCATTGAGAAATGAAGAGCCGAACCGACCTTCACAAGAAACTATGTTTACCACTTGGGAAAATATTAAAAATCAGAAATAGAAAATAATATGGAAAATATTACAGAAAACAA
Protein-coding sequences here:
- a CDS encoding response regulator, with translation MSAKLKAILVDDEESARNVLTNLLNRFCPQIEVIETCTNVLSAVEAIKRHNPDVVFLDIEMPNYAGYELVSFFEHVTFDIIFVTAYDKYAIKAFEISAVDYLLKPVEIDRLKQAVEKLVVKNNLLNPNKNYNALKDNLKAESISKIVVRKNDGQEIVAIDDIIAIEAQESYSCIHTISDNYLMSKNLKHFETIFEQNNSFFRSHKSWMINLNKVKSFSKTKLEIELENGIVAKLSKYKKPEFEEVMMC
- a CDS encoding histidine kinase, producing MMLRKFSQQFFVVFLLLIFSTNSVFSQEPSYSIIGENELAGLDIYTLAQDKNNFIWLGTENGIYRYDGYIFKKYDNENLKAKSIFGFNKDNNGDLYCFNLSGQVLKIKHDSIELFYQIPDSLLSSFYEIAFDSDNNLIVVGLIPFWIDKSKQAHLYFNSGNNSFMTSVKRDKSKIYFSRQIDAQFEVEIIDGKKSSLLYFDKKGKSPKVIMQNTKGYTIIKDRDDFNYYEIKGDSGLFQDFFLDESISHQFSNVSYLSPDSTLWQSTRKGSSIALNKYKTAPFHKRLLFNNFYISSYLQDAENNLWLATLGKGILFVPNTKVLSFRNKAELDNEVFTKIISDNNKIYVSTQSGKIYEYQQDNFSLIYNQNESKISVLKLDYNKENLVINGSHLPYSFNLKTKTRSPFIEIGSLKDVDCYNDSVFILATNKSLVFYNKYLSREVVTNFKIPKNVGRTSSVFYQKSEHKIWLSTLKGLMVFSETNAPQIFDSIYATSIIEHNKSIWVATKDQGIYRFENGKITQHLTSKKELLSDIVYKLLAVNNNNNNNIFISHEHGLQVYDLQTGKSSNFDQTDGLFSNRISDFTVQNNMVWVITNKGLQFFNYKDVSKNLSPPNIIINQVFVNDSLVDFNTSKTSFFNYNENRITINFITTSYHHQGKLKYAYKINELGNKWQYKNFKDNTVEFTSLQPGSYTFTVKSISENGIESSPISYRFIISPPFWQTWWFYVVLASIFVGITILIYRFELKKQRRKIELQNELNASKLIAIQSQMNPHFIFNAINSIQDLILKGDIDNSYNYIIKFSKLVRQTLNFSDKEFIDIEEEIELLETYLELEKLRFKDDFEFKIHINNAEDIQVPPMLIQPFVENAIKHGLLHKDGLKKVDISFNMNDTLHCTVTDNGVGRKKAQEIKDRQQKKHQSFSVNATKIRFDIMKNHYKQSLGVFYTDLEQNGEPIGTKVLINMPFKQNY
- a CDS encoding transferase hexapeptide repeat family protein, whose amino-acid sequence is MAIYEFNGFKPVIHETAFIHPQAAVTGNVFIGKDVYIGPGAAIRGDWGKIIIEDGCNVQENCTIHMFPGTTTLLKKGAHIGHGAIVHGGTIGENCLIGMNSVVMDEVEMGDECIVGALSFVPAKMEIPKRSLLVGNPAQVIKQVSDDMIAWKTKGTKLYQTLPKECYETLRECEPLRNEEPNRPSQETMFTTWENIKNQK